A genomic stretch from Kogia breviceps isolate mKogBre1 chromosome 1, mKogBre1 haplotype 1, whole genome shotgun sequence includes:
- the LOC131755450 gene encoding Golgi-associated RAB2 interactor protein 4-like, whose translation MSGDSLLPYHTAQSSTGLGLFKSTMGELQQQLHNGEYDIFKYAPIFESDFIQITKRGHVIDMHNCVCTVTVGIASTSPVLPLPDIMLLARRATGCEQHAEHSQPTKGKSHKVAKTLELTRLLPLKFVRISTHDRDKRQLRVKFATGRSFYLQLCAPLDAQEDLFAYWEELIYLLRPPVDGHSRTYAVPAGDMICRTLFEEEEEDGRSPAVEDFQGEWDEDQVSIRSLHTPSEVAAVGSAAFAGGEGIQLDSHKPDTMSDVATAKAKPTVLDKESASRATTKVETAGVAGGTAAGALSVAEIKSPAPEEQSAAIADTASKGPGASKTNTATGGTAGNKTIQKAAGPGSDFAHYISPQCADGDRIEEEEWEEVRKEEEEEEGEEEVGEDEEEEEEEGDVEGEEDGEGG comes from the exons atgagtggggactctctgctcccgtatcacacggcccagagcagcaccgggctgggcctgttcaaaagcaccatgggggagctgcagcagcaactgcACAACGGCGAATACGACATATTCAAGTACGCGCCGATATTCGAGAGCGACTTTATCCAGATCACGAAGAGGGGACACGTGATTGACATGCACAACTGTGTCTGCACGGTGACCGTGGGCATCGCATCCACCAGCCccgtcctcccactcccagacatcatgctgctggcccgacgggccaccggctgtgaacagcacgctgagcacagccagcccaccaaggggaagagccacaaggttgccaaaaccttagagctcaccaggctccttcccttgaagTTTGTAAGGATCTCCACACACGATCGTGACAAACGACAGCTGCGCGTGAAGTTTGCCACTGGCCGCTCCTTCTACCTGCAGCTGTGTgcccctctggacgcgcaggaagacctcttcgcctactgggaagagctgatttacctcctgcgaccaccagtggacggtcacagccgcacctacgccgttccagccggggacatgatctgcaggactctgttcgaggaggaggaggaggatgggaggagcccggcagtggaggatttccaaggagagtgggatgaggaccaggtgagcatcaggagcctccacacgccctctgaggtggccgcggtcgggtctgcagcttttgctggcggggaggggatccaactggactcccacaagcccgataccatgtccgatgtggccactgccaaagcaaaacctacagtgcttgacaaagagtcagcatcgcgggcaacgacaaaggtggagacagcaggggtggcaggcggCACCGCAGCGGGTGCTTTGAGCGTGGCAGAGATCAAGTCTCCTGCCCCCGAAGAGCAGAGCGCGGCCATAGCAGACACAGCCAGCAAGGGTCCAGGAGCaagtaaaaccaacacagccactgggggcactgcggggaacaagaccatccaaaaagcagccggcccgggctcag ACTTTGCCCATTACATCAGCCCGCAGTGTGCAGATGGAGATAGGattgaggaggaggagtgggaggaggtgaggaaggaggaggaggaggaggagggggaggaggaggtgggggaggatgaggaggaggaggaggaggagggggacgtggagggggaggaggatggggagggggggtgA